The following coding sequences are from one Triticum aestivum cultivar Chinese Spring chromosome 5A, IWGSC CS RefSeq v2.1, whole genome shotgun sequence window:
- the LOC123108246 gene encoding fructokinase-2, protein MAPLGDAPVAAATAPGLVVSFGEMLIDFVPDMAGVSLAESGGFVKAPGGAPANVACAISKLGGSSAFVGKFGDDEFGHMLVDILKQNSVNVEGCLFDQHARTALAFVTLKSNGEHEFMFYRNPSADMLLTEAELNLDLIRRARIFHYGSISLITEPCRSAHIAAMRAAKSAGILCSYDPNVRLPLWPSAQAARDGIMSIWKEADFIKVSDEEVAFLTQGDAHDEKNVLSLWFDGLKLLVVTDGEKGCRYFTKDFKGSLPGYSVNTVDTTGAGDAFVGSLLLNVAKDDSIFYNEAKLREVLQFSNACGAICTTKKGAIPALPTTATALELISKDTN, encoded by the exons ATGGCGCCTCTCGGTGATGCTCCTGTGGCTGCCGCAACGGCGCCAGGCCTCGTCGTCTCCTTTGGCGAGATGCTGATCGATTTCGTGCCGGACATGGCCGGCGTCTCGCTCGCTGAGTCGGGAGGCTTCGTCAAGGCACCGGGGGGTGCGCCCGCCAACGTCGCATGTGCCATCTCCAAGCTCGGCGGCTCCTCCGCCTTCGTTGGCAAG tttggcgacgacgagttcggaCACATGCTGGTGGACATCCTGAAGCAGAACAGCGTGAACGTGGAGGGCTGCCTCTTCGACCAGCACGCGCGCACGGCCCTGGCCTTTGTCACCCTCAAGTCCAACGGCGAGCATGAGTTCATGTTCTACCGCAACCCGTCGGCCGACATGCTCCTCACCGAAGCCGAGCTCAACCTGGACCTCATCCGCCGAGCTCGCATCTTCCACTACGGCTCCATCTCGCTCATCACTGAGCCCTGCCGCTCCGCACACATCGCCGCCATGCGCGCCGCCAAGTCAGCCGGCATCCTCTGTTCCTACGACCCCAACGTGCGCCTCCCGCTCTGGCCCTCCGCCCAGGCCGCACGTGACGGCATCATGAGCATTTGGAAGGAGGCCGACTTCATCAAGGTGAGCGACGAGGAGGTGGCCTTCCTCACGCAGGGCGACGCCCACGACGAGAAGAACGTCCTCTCGCTCTGGTTCGACGGCCTCAAGCTGCTGGTCGTCACCGACGGCGAGAAGGGATGTAGGTACTTCACCAAGGACTTCAAGGGCTCCCTGCCAGGGTACTCCGTTAACACCGTCGACACCACCGGCGCCGGCGATGCCTTTGTTGGATCCCTCCTACTCAACGTCGCCAAGGACGACTCCATCTTCTAC AATGAGGCCAAGCTGAGGGAGGTGCTCCAGTTCTCCAACGCTTGCGGGGCCATCTGCACCACCAAGAAGGGAGCCATCCCGGCGCTGCCCACCACTGCCACCGCCCTTGAGCTCATCAGCAAGGACACCAACTAG